The Mangifera indica cultivar Alphonso chromosome 8, CATAS_Mindica_2.1, whole genome shotgun sequence genome has a window encoding:
- the LOC123223958 gene encoding uncharacterized protein LOC123223958 yields MQKEDNGIDSFSSSVSFCLSFNSYASAKLADIASKVGQEEQRNDDGDDDFEFVSIKNDPDAFQFSFDGQIPQGFPVFNQDLLLDNDQNDDDDQKIRLPLKNLFIEGDPPSSSSSDADELEGLPEETYCVWVPNKNNSLESCPSPNRCQKSNSTGSSSSSAAARSSKRWFKFRDLLKRSNSDGGKDPYAFLNKPKTNPPPPPVSVSKAKESMSEVKATVKTKPVSAHEAFYVKNRAIKQGDKKKSYLPYRQDLLGFFASNVNSMGKSFPPF; encoded by the coding sequence ATGCAAAAAGAAGATAATGGTATTGATTCCTTTTCCTCTTCGGTGTCGTTCTGCCTCAGCTTCAACAGCTACGCCTCTGCTAAACTAGCTGATATAGCCTCCAAGGTTGGCCAAGAGGAACAACGAAACGACGACGGCGACGATGATTTCGAGTTTGTTTCTATCAAAAACGATCCCGACGCCTTTCAATTCTCCTTCGACGGTCAGATCCCTCAGGGTTTTCCGGTGTTTAATCAGGATCTTCTATTAGATAATGatcaaaatgatgatgatgatcagaAGATTCGGCTACCGTTGAAGAATCTGTTCATCGAGGGAGATCCgccgtcgtcttcgtcgtcAGATGCCGACGAACTCGAGGGTTTACCAGAGGAAACGTACTGCGTTTGGGTACCAAACAAAAACAACTCACTTGAATCATGCCCTTCTCCTAACAGATGCCAAAAGAGCAACTCGACCGGTTCATCGTCATCGTCGGCAGCGGCAAGATCATCAAAACGTTGGTTCAAGTTTCGCGATTTGCTTAAACGAAGCAACAGCGACGGCGGAAAAGACCCGTACGCTTTTCTcaataaaccaaaaacaaatcctcctcctcctcctgtTTCTGTTTCTAAAGCGAAAGAGAGCATGAGTGAGGTCAAAGCCACCGTTAAAACGAAACCCGTGTCGGCACACGAAGCATTTTATGTGAAAAACAGAGCCATCAAACAGGGCGACAAGAAGAAATCATATTTGCCATACAGACAAGACTTACTGGGATTTTTCGCCAGTAATGTTAACAGCATGGGCAAAAGTTTTCCACCATTTTGA
- the LOC123222510 gene encoding carbonic anhydrase 2-like: MSAASVNSLCLTSLSPAQSSAKRAALRPSVVASLNSSPSPPNLIRNQPVFAAPAPVINPSWREDMAKQSYEEAVEALKKLVIEKEELKPVAAAKVEEIRAQLSTPSGTKPIDDLSERMKDGFIFFKREKYEKNPALYGELAKGQSPKYMVFACSDSRVCPSHVLDFQPGEAFVVRNVANMVPGFDQTKYAGIGSAVEYAVLHLKVSTIVVIGHSACGGIKGLMSFPFDGNYSTDFIEEWVKIGLPAKKKVLSECKDLDFGAQCSYCEKEAVNVSLGNLLTYPFVRDGLVKKTLSLKGGYYDFIKGSFELWGLDFALSPSLSVKDVATILHWKL, from the exons ATGTCGGCCGCTTCAGTCAATAGCTTGTGCCTTACCTCTCTTTCCCCCGCTCAGTCCTCAGCTAAAAGAGCCGCATTACGTCCTTCTGTTGTTGCTAGTCTCAACTCCTCTCCTTCTCCTCCCAATCTCATCAGAAACCAACCCGTTTTCGCTGCCCCCGCCCCCGTCATCAATCCTTCTTGG AGAGAAGATATGGCAAAACAGTCTTACGAGGAGGCCGTCGAAGCTCTCAAGAAACTTGTCAT CGAGAAGGAAGAGCTGAAACCTGTAGCTGCTGCAAAAGTAGAGGAGATAAGGGCTCAGTTGTCGACTCCATCTGGTACCAAACCCATCGATGATTTATCTGAGAGGATGAAGGATGgcttcattttcttcaagagagaaaaatatga GAAAAACCCAGCTTTGTACGGTGAGCTTGCCAAAGGCCAGAGCCCTAAG TATATGGTATTTGCTTGCTCGGACTCGAGGGTTTGCCCATCACATGTGTTGGATTTTCAACCCGGGGAGGCTTTTGTAGTCCGTAATGTTGCTAATATGGTTCCAGGATTTGATCAG ACTAAATACGCTGGAATTGGATCTGCCGTGGAGTACGCAGTTCTGCATCTCAAA GTGTCTACCATTGTGGTCATTGGACACAGCGCTTGTGGTGGCATCAAGGGACTCATGTCTTTCCCATTTGATGGAAACTACTCAAC TGATTTCATAGAAGAATGGGTCAAAATTGGTTTACCTGCCAAGAAGAAGGTGTTATCAGAATGTAAGGATTTGGATTTCGGAGCTCAATGTTCATACTGTGAAAAG GAGGCTGTGAATGTGTCCCTTGGAAATCTGCTGACTTATCCATTTGTGAGAGATGGGTTGGTGAAGAAAACACTGTCACTCAAGGGTggttattatgattttattaaaggAAGTTTTGAACTGTGGGGACTTGACTTTGCGCTTTCTCCATCACTCTCT GTTAAAGATGTGGCCACCATACTCCATTGGAAGCTCTAG